The DNA sequence GGGGCCAGCAAACTTTTAAACCAAGGTTAAATAATGCACATATATATTCAGGCAACGAGAACGTACTCAAGACATTGTTCCATATCTGGACTCGAGCGTATTCCTCTGGCAGCCAGGTTTCTGGTTTACTAAGAAGCCTAAAGACGagataagaaaagaaaacgtttgacAGGTTTTGACTGCAAGCACCAGGCTCGAAAGGACCAACTCAGATCGAATGCAACTGCACATATTAACACCCCACCCCCTTCTGCTTCGGCTCGACGGTTTTtaaagatagatagatagacagatagatagacagatagatagatagatagatagatagatagacagacagacagacggacggacggacggacggatagatagatagatagacggacggacggacggacggacggacggacggatagatagatagatagatagatagatagatagatagatagatagatagatagtaTATGCATTCAATCAAAGacgtaaataaaataaaatttttgtaagGGCAGTGGGTAGATTTCCGACAGTCACGGTAAAAGAATTAGTGGATGCAAAAGAAGGTATTACTCTACAAGAAGGGAAGTAAGGGAAAAATCAAGCGCTTGGATATGCATGATACTACGTTAACTTCAAAGACCTTACCCTGAACTTGTTCCCATGAAAGCTAAGTTTAAGTCGCTAGCTTTCCTCGCAGGAGGCATCAAGCCtctgaaaaaagaacaagaacaaacgTTATGGGCAGTGTTCAGTTTCCTAGTCAAAATCTTCCGCACTGACGCAAAGTTAGAACAGTTTCGTAAGAAAATGCCACATAATTCAGGAGACTCACAGCCTGCTCAACAAACGTTTCATTGCCGACGAAAGCTCCAAGAATACTCGCGACATTCTGGCCACACGACACCAGGTCATGTTCAACAAAAAGTAAGAGCATGGCTTGGAATGCAGAGAGGAAGAAACAGCTTTCCTTGCTCCCCATTCAATCCCGAAATCTGCTTCGAGCTCGAGGTCTTAAATGCCTACTATAAAAGACCGACATTTTTTAGaacagaaatttaaaaattcgTGTAACAGACTGCAGAGATGAAAATTGGATGCAAAGATCACACCACCTCTTAAtggtttccatggaaactCCAATCCCCTTCTCCTGCAGACGGGCGTAAACTTGTTCACATTCCTCCGACGCGACAACACAACCTTCATCCTAAAATTACAAGAAGATAAAGCCGATCAGTACAACCACAGAACTCGTTATTTCTGAACCATACAATCACCAAGGAAAGTATATACGCGGATTTGAACTGTGGAGAGCTAGACACCAATTAAGAAACATCACAGCATAACATGGTGCTCACCATAGTAAAAGAGGCTGCTTTTTTGTCGTCTTCATCCTCGTTGCctttttgcttattttgcTGTCGTTCTCTCGGCTCTGTGGAAAACAAATGCAACGTGAAGCTAAATAATAAGAAAACCTTGTGCCATGTGTTTAGATAAAATTAACTTCTGCGAAACATTTCGCTGGCTTGCTCCACAAGGCACAGACAAGGAAATAGATTGCTAAGCTAAAcaagagaaagacaaaaattttgtACGTGTGGGAGAGTAACTGCCTAAGCCTTTCCGTGGGGACGAAGCGGGGTGGACTCTGGAAACAGGGCTGCGATCAAATGAAGGTTTAACCCTGAGGACGAAAATTTCCGGAGGATAATCGGGCAGCTGTGGGGTAATATAAAGATGTGTAGTTCATTCCTTGACGTGCCTTCGATATTAAAAGCATAGACAACAAGATCTAAGTAATTTAACGGTAAATGACAGTGCTTGGAAATTCCCAATTTATCCCTTCTGAGCGTGGGCCTTAGTAAGGGAAATgtgcccacacaaggacatagaaaactctgaccagggtggggtTCGGAACCACGACCTACGGAATTGATCACCattgctccaccgactgagctacaaggccTGAACGGGAGGAGGTCGTGGGTATTAAGATGTTATTTCACGTCATACAAGCAAGTAATGAAGGGGTACGTATATGAAATCTCAAGGTCGCACAGATAATTATCCTAAATGGTAGTCaacttttgaatttgttttaattttgcatgCAACAGTAAGTCAAACTTGTTGACATTTCCGTTGCTAGTCAAACAGCCAAAGGGAAAATATCAATATAAGTACCTGGCGGTAAAGGCGGTGGAGGCCTTTCCTTGAATAGATATCCTTCCTTGAGAACTTTAACCGCGGCTCGGTTTCGGCGCGCATCCTTTGAGCTGTGAGATTTAAAACATTCAACATTAATTTGGGAGCTTAACTCAGGACgccatctgaaaatgtaactttgcgtttctgcaatcatttcatGCTTATTCCTAGTTGCTTGGCTTGAAAAACGTACACTAattatcctggaattaaatttgtaTGAGCGGTTTCAGTTGAAGATTATAgtgaaaacattgaaaattaGAGGTCAAGAGCTCACGTTGTATATGGTGTagttaattttcatttccagttaaattttagtttacctttgtttttgtgtatgcTAATGTACACAAAACtaaaggaaaactaaaatttaactggaaaaaaaaattaactacaaCCATATACACATCTCAAATGAAAGTTTCAGCAAGGACGAGGGCAATAGCAACTACAACGTCGCAAAACAATGACCAGACTGGATAAATGAGGAAatataatcgtgctgcacgtgctgcacgcactttagtagcattctttgacgtagtatGCCAAAAAAACAACGTGAAAGGTTgaaacgacaacgtgaacattcaacagtaaatctttatATACAGCACTCCTACCAGTCCAGTTTTAGCGTAGTTTGTCGACAATATGGAATCGGAACAAAAGCAATGATgacatttatttttaagtgacgttttatcTCCCGAAGCCGTCGTGactgcttaaactccctagtaAGCACTCCGTGGCAGATCTTTATGGGTCGGCTTGCGAATTTTACAGAGCAGTTAGCAGAAAAACATTGGAAAAGAGGTTTGAGCTTAAAGGTAAAAAGTGGCAAATTCATAGCTTTATAAAGCTAAGCTAAGCCAAATGGAAAAGCGTTAAACAATTACTTACCTCGAACTCCCGACATGGGCTGACGATGGCCTGGGGCGGATTTGTGTTCCATCGGTTCCAGACTTCTTTCTCTGCGCAACGCAATTTGAAAGCCGGCGTTAACAATGAATTATGGTCATTTTTTCGGTGCGCGATGATTCagccaaatattttttcatatttaagCAAAAGAACCCAAAAAATACGCCGACAATTTGTCCAGGGTTGCACATCAATCAACGTTTTCACAGCTAGAAAACTAAAGAGTTCTACCTCTGCGATGCATTTGTTTGTACCTTACCTGTACTCTAGCGGACATCACACGAGGCTTTCTTCTTGGAGATTTGGGCCTTTGGATCTCATTTTCATTGCTTATCGATGATCGTTTCATTGGTGCTGAGCTAGGTCGACTTGACCgatttttcttaaaagaaagagcaacaaaaacaagaaaatatttaaatttgacAGTGACCTTGCTTAATGTTTACGAGTatacaaaaaacacaaaggaaTCCTCGTTGTTCAGTCGAGAAGCATAAGTTGAAAAGCAAGCGAGATAGGTGCTCACCCCGTGAagttaattttcctttcaaacTAAGAAGTTCCGTGTTTGCGCGAATGTGAAGTCGATTCTGAGAATGTTTACAAGAATTCTAAATTGCTGTTTTCGGTTCACAAAACAATGCGTATTTACCGTGTTTTTAGTCCAGTTAGCTTCAACTGGACCTCACAGACGATGTTTTGAACTTTTCAGTTAATTCCCGTTGCCTTCACCTTGTAGCAATTATCAGTCAATCAACCGAGCCCACCCCTCCCTCTACCTGGTAGAATTTagaatataacaatagagttaaATGTTCTTGGGcacaaatatgttttgggcccgactcagactcattttagcccgggCGAGAACATTTTAgtccaagaacataaactctattactactaatatcactttggagggcattgagaaaataaaaactgaaaaaaaatgacaacaaaacactctgcagaatatttttttcaccagcgctgtgagaaaacgtcaacaaactttgaaatggcttctcgattttgattggctgcttagatcgtaccattatttgattctcattttttattggtttatttcagcggacTAAAAGCcatttagcccgccaaattctccattttagcccgcaaaatgcgccacaatgcccaacaaagtgataataatagttgTTATTACAATTGAGCCTGCAGGcgaagtttcttttgtttaaggcTGCACGAagacgaggcttatgggtcaatacaatgaatGGGTTCGCTCGGGTcgttagcctcgtttatgtgtcaaaaccgctgaaaACTGTGGTAACAACCATTGACAAAATCAATTAGTGAAGCTACGTCCCTCTCGACGCATACCACATACCAAGAGCTTTTCACTTCTCGATGACGTCTCTCTAGCCTCAAGGTCCCCCCTTTTCGCCTCCGCCAATACTGCCGCAGTGGGCCTGGTAATTTCTCTGCAGGCACATGGTTCCCGCTCGCCAGATGTCTCTTTCATTCTTGCCAAAATCTTTGCTCTTGTATTTTGAGGACTTTTCTTGTGATGGTTGTTGGTTGCGGACGATGTTTCAAGGCTTTTCCTCAACTGAAGGCCTTTTGCTTCCATTTCTAAGCCGTTTTGAATCACAATCCCAGGGTCCAACCACAAACAACTCTTCGGCGTTGGCTTCTCGAGCCCTTCTTGGGTCATacttgtatctgtcgtttgtTTTGAAGTATCGAGTgaatttttagttttgctACACTCAAATTCTCCTCCATTATCTTCTTTCAGTACCTCTTGACTAAATGTCACCGACTTTTTAATAGTATTGCTCTCAGCTGTTACAGAAAGAGGGATATTTCCATCAGAACTCGCCTTACGTAAAGATGACTTTCTCACCGTTACATCTGTCCCACTGTTTTTACCCATTAGAGgatctttttctttagttCCCTGATTTTTGTTCGTCTTGACCGAAGAGCTCCGGTGCGGCAATGGCGGTTTTGTTTCCACCTTCAAGAAAACGGTATCAAAAGAACTATTGTAAAGATAAACTTACCAAAATATTCATAATAAGGTGCCCAAACGTTTCGACACTCTTGTCTCGCGTGTTCATCAGAGATGATCTAGGGCTGTTACACGACTTCTTTCCTACATCCACTATCAACCGCTCATTCTTATTAATGAGGTGTTTCAGACCAGAGTTTGTAGAGATACAAACTCTGTTCAGACTAATTTTGACGCTGAGTAGAAACTTTGGCTATTGAATCGTAAATTTTAAAGTTACTTATAATAACACTTTCTTAATCCCACCTTTCTCTTGGAATTGACATTTGCTTCCATCGCGTTTCTGTTTTCGTCTGTGGACCCGAGTTGGTCCAAACTTCTTTTAGGTTCCGAAGTCCTTCTCAAATCTCTGAGCCGATTTCCCGCCGACAAGTCCTCAGAGTTGAAGAATTCCACAGTCCTTCCCTTCAGTGCGAGCAAGCCTTCACTTTCGTGTTTTCTAACGCGCGCTGAATGTTTTTCTGGTTTGCTCATGTACCTTGCAGGACAAGCTCGGTTATTTTTCCACGATGGTGCATTTGACGAAACACGACCTACGGGTTCTTCAACCCAAAAGGCTTCGTACGATTCATCTCCCAGGCTCGTAACTTTTTCAACAGATGGGCGGCTGTTCGGCTTATGGGTTATACGAACGGAAGATACGGGAACATCAACCACATCTTCGAGGGGCGTTGCCTCTTCCAGTGCACTCTGATTCGCTGAAGTCTCAAGGTCGAGGTCTAAGTCTCGAGGACTGATGCGCAACTTACCGATCTTCTGCCTTGCGTTTTCCATGTCTAGCATCATGTCGGATATTTCAGCGGCTTCTGATATATTTTTCTCGTCGACTTCGTTAAGTACACCCTCGCTTCTCCGCACGTAATCGGCTGAAACTCGTCCAGGTTTGAATTCACTGATATCAGTTTCATCATCGCTCGCGTCTTCGTCGTTACCAATTGGAATGGCGAACACCAAAGAACGAGAACCTGCCGAAAATGACGCAGCTTCCGAAGATTTGTTGCTCATCTCATCAACATCCTCCTCGGAAAGCGAGTGTTCCTCGCATTCTTTGCATTCCGGAGAGCTTATCCTCGGCGTGTCTCGTTCCGGGGACGTACAAGGAGGAGGTGGAATCTCACTCGGGTCATCTTCGTTGTCGTCGAATGCTGGCAAGTACTTCCGAAGCCTTCCAAACGAAGGAGATCGACGTTGTACTTGTTCATCCAGATGGTACAGTTCTTAAATTAGCAAAATAACTGATTAATTAATCAGCAATTATTACTCTTACCATGTAGGCTGCAAACACTAAGGATAACTTCAGCTTGTTGTCAGATCATCGAAACTCAAGAGACTGCACGTTTAACCCATCGGTTCAGCTACATGAACTCAACAGAAAGGGATACGAATTGAAACTTCCACGCCTTGCTCGCTTCCCATAGGCTTGCACAATTTCTATACTAATAGAACCACTGCGTTTTCCACCTGTTTCTCACTTCCCATTGGGTGAAAGTTTTGGTCCACTTAGAACCCAAACACAAGAGAGAATACAACATGGCAAGTAAACAATTTGCGCAACATGGATCTTTTCTGGCACCATTACCTTTAAATGCATTGTTATCTACCTTTAAATGCATTGTTATCTACCTTTAAATGAATTGTTATCTACCTTTAAATGAATTGTTGTCTACCTTTAAATGCATTGTTATCTTCTTTACTGTCAAAGACTTTCTGTGAACCAGGAGGTGGATGGAGCTGAGGTGTTCGACCCTTCACTGAAAGagatttaagaaaaaaaacgaccCATTTATCAGGTCAAACAAAATCGCttccaaaaaccaaaaaagttATGAGGTGTAATCATACAACTTATTCCGAAATAGAAgccattttaatttgtttcctttttcttgtttgtatCTGGAATTTGAATGAtgcaaaagaattttaataaggtggccattttggaataaggtgtgcATTTAAACTCTGCTACAAGCAACTCATTGTAAGGTTACCATCTTGGATAATGAAGGTGTCAGACAGTTgaggaaagtgaaaaaaaatggtcagtgggAGAGAACAATCACTTGTCTCTTCCCCAACCAGGTTTTGAAAGGGCCCCCATTTTTTGAAACATTACTGATGAAGCATTccctgctaaaaaaaaaaggaaattgcaGCAGGTAAAACAACAGAATTGCTTGGTGATTGCACCAGTGACTGACAACACTTTAAAGCGCAACGTTGTTGCCAGGGTCTCTCTACTCCAGTTCCCCTGGAGCAGGAGAGATGAAGGGGAACTAGAGAGGACagaccctgggaatgaggtttTGCACAGCACAGCTCAGTATGTCTAGCCGTCACCCCACCTGCAATAAATGCATTGTAGTTCTTTGTGGAGGGCTTTTCATCACTTTTATCACACTTCCTTGAAAAACTCTTGCTTGTGTAGATTAGTGAGGAGCGTGGTCTTCTCTTTGATGTGTTCCTTTCCTGTTTTCTCTCATTGAATTGTCTCATTAATTCAGGAACAGACATATCTAGCATGCTAGCAaaccaatggaaaatgaagatagtgcaaataaatattattatgaagCACAGCTGATTCTTTGTTAGCATCAGGTCAACAATAGTTACAATAATgacttgtttcattttcattagcATTGAAGTCTATCAGCCTGGATTTCAGGGAGTGGGGGAGAAAACAAGATTTTTCCAAAAGTCACTTGATCAAGTTTCCAATGAACTGAAGATGAATCACCACCAT is a window from the Acropora palmata chromosome 1, jaAcrPala1.3, whole genome shotgun sequence genome containing:
- the LOC141880222 gene encoding uncharacterized protein LOC141880222 isoform X2; translated protein: MLAMDSQGAASMLDMSVPELMRQFNERKQERNTSKRRPRSSLIYTSKSFSRKCDKSDEKPSTKNYNAFIAVKGRTPQLHPPPGSQKVFDSKEDNNAFKELYHLDEQVQRRSPSFGRLRKYLPAFDDNEDDPSEIPPPPCTSPERDTPRISSPECKECEEHSLSEEDVDEMSNKSSEAASFSAGSRSLVFAIPIGNDEDASDDETDISEFKPGRVSADYVRRSEGVLNEVDEKNISEAAEISDMMLDMENARQKIGKLRISPRDLDLDLETSANQSALEEATPLEDVVDVPVSSVRITHKPNSRPSVEKVTSLGDESYEAFWVEEPVGRVSSNAPSWKNNRACPARYMSKPEKHSARVRKHESEGLLALKGRTVEFFNSEDLSAGNRLRDLRRTSEPKRSLDQLGSTDENRNAMEANVNSKRKVETKPPLPHRSSSVKTNKNQGTKEKDPLMGKNSGTDVTVRKSSLRKASSDGNIPLSVTAESNTIKKSVTFSQEVLKEDNGGEFECSKTKNSLDTSKQTTDTSMTQEGLEKPTPKSCLWLDPGIVIQNGLEMEAKGLQLRKSLETSSATNNHHKKSPQNTRAKILARMKETSGEREPCACREITRPTAAVLAEAKRGDLEARETSSRSEKLLKNRSSRPSSAPMKRSSISNENEIQRPKSPRRKPRVMSARVQRKKSGTDGTQIRPRPSSAHVGSSSSKDARRNRAAVKVLKEGYLFKERPPPPLPPEPRERQQNKQKGNEDEDDKKAASFTMDEGCVVASEECEQVYARLQEKGIGVSMETIKRGLMPPARKASDLNLAFMGTSSGLLSKPETWLPEEYARVQIWNNVLKSSK
- the LOC141880222 gene encoding uncharacterized protein LOC141880222 isoform X1, with amino-acid sequence MAQANYAESHSEEITPSSRDWLFHTNHSLSRLKEVKKTSYRLGGGPKEREVNCQCNNRSKSKGSFSELNSESPMLAMDSQGAASMLDMSVPELMRQFNERKQERNTSKRRPRSSLIYTSKSFSRKCDKSDEKPSTKNYNAFIAVKGRTPQLHPPPGSQKVFDSKEDNNAFKELYHLDEQVQRRSPSFGRLRKYLPAFDDNEDDPSEIPPPPCTSPERDTPRISSPECKECEEHSLSEEDVDEMSNKSSEAASFSAGSRSLVFAIPIGNDEDASDDETDISEFKPGRVSADYVRRSEGVLNEVDEKNISEAAEISDMMLDMENARQKIGKLRISPRDLDLDLETSANQSALEEATPLEDVVDVPVSSVRITHKPNSRPSVEKVTSLGDESYEAFWVEEPVGRVSSNAPSWKNNRACPARYMSKPEKHSARVRKHESEGLLALKGRTVEFFNSEDLSAGNRLRDLRRTSEPKRSLDQLGSTDENRNAMEANVNSKRKVETKPPLPHRSSSVKTNKNQGTKEKDPLMGKNSGTDVTVRKSSLRKASSDGNIPLSVTAESNTIKKSVTFSQEVLKEDNGGEFECSKTKNSLDTSKQTTDTSMTQEGLEKPTPKSCLWLDPGIVIQNGLEMEAKGLQLRKSLETSSATNNHHKKSPQNTRAKILARMKETSGEREPCACREITRPTAAVLAEAKRGDLEARETSSRSEKLLKNRSSRPSSAPMKRSSISNENEIQRPKSPRRKPRVMSARVQRKKSGTDGTQIRPRPSSAHVGSSSSKDARRNRAAVKVLKEGYLFKERPPPPLPPEPRERQQNKQKGNEDEDDKKAASFTMDEGCVVASEECEQVYARLQEKGIGVSMETIKRGLMPPARKASDLNLAFMGTSSGLLSKPETWLPEEYARVQIWNNVLKSSK